Part of the Sphingopyxis sp. 113P3 genome, GTCGGTGAGCTCTTTGACATTGTGATTGTCGATGAAGGGACATGTGGGCGGCGGCCCTGGGTCCGGCAGCTTTAAGGTGCCGGTAACTCAGGATAAAAAGCCAAGCCTGACCTGCATGTCTTACACGTTTCCATAACGTGGAAGCAGCCTCTCACGAGGTTGCTTCTTGTGTAGGCCAGGCTCCTTAAAATGAGCGGGTCTGCGAGGGATATTCCACCTTGGCAGATTCGAACATCAAACTTGAGAGTTTGATCCTGGCTCAGAACGAACGCTGGCGGCATGCCTAACACATGCAAGTCGAACGAGACCTTCGGGTCTAGTGGCGCACGGGTGCGTAACGCGTGGGAATCTGCCCTTGGGTGCGGAATAACTTCCCGAAAGGGATGCTAATACCGCATAATGTCGTAAGACCAAAGATTTATCGCCCAGGGATGAGCCCGCGTAAGATTAGCTAGTTGGTGGGGTAAAAGCCTACCAAGGCGACGATCTTTAGCTGGTCTGAGAGGATGATCAGCCACACTGGGACTGAGACACGGCCCAGACTCCTACGGGAGGCAGCAGTGGGGAATATTGGACAATGGGCGAAAGCCTGATCCAGCAATGCCGCGTGAGTGATGAAGGCCCTAGGGTTGTAAAGCTCTTTTACCCGGGATGATAATGACAGTACCGGGAGAATAAGCTCCGGCTAACTCCGTGCCAGCAGCCGCGGTAATACGGAGGGAGCTAGCGTTGTTCGGAATTACTGGGCGTAAAGCGCGCGTAGGCGGTTTTTTAAGTCAGAGGTGAAAGCCCGGGGCTCAACCCCGGAATTGCCTTTGAAACTGGAAAACTTGAATCTTGGAGAGGTCAGTGGAATTCCGAGTGTAGAGGTGAAATTCGTAGATATTCGGAAGAACACCAGTGGCGAAGGCGACTGACTGGACAAGTATTGACGCTGAGGTGCGAAAGCGTGGGGAGCAAACAGGATTAGATACCCTGGTAGTCCACGCCGTAAACGATGATAACTAGCTGTCCGGACTCATAGAGTTTGGGTGGCGCAGCTAACGCATTAAGTTATCCGCCTGGGGAGTACGGTCGCAAGATTAAAACTCAAAGGAATTGACGGGGGCCTGCACAAGCGGTGGAGCATGTGGTTTAATTCGAAGCAACGCGCAGAACCTTACCAGCGTTTGACATCCTGATCGCGGATTGGAGAGATCTTTTCCTTCAGTTCGGCTGGATCAGTGACAGGTGCTGCATGGCTGTCGTCAGCTCGTGTCGTGAGATGTTGGGTTAAGTCCCGCAACGAGCGCAACCCTCATCCCTAGTTGCCATCATTCAGTTGGGCACTCTAAGGAAACTGCCGGTGATAAGCCGGAGGAAGGTGGGGATGACGTCAAGTCCTCATGGCCCTTACGCGCTGGGCTACACACGTGCTACAATGGCGGTGACAGTGGGCAGCAACCCTGCGAGGGGTAGCTAATCTCCAAAAGCCGTCTCAGTTCGGATTGTTCTCTGCAACTCGAGAGCATGAAGGCGGAATCGCTAGTAATCGCGGATCAGCATGCCGCGGTGAATACGTTCCCAGGCCTTGTACACACCGCCCGTCACACCATGGGAGTTGGTTTCACCCGAAGGCAGTGCTCTAACCCGCAAGGGAGGAAGCTGACCACGGTGGGATCAGCGACTGGGGTGAAGTCGTAACAAGGTAGCCGTAGGGGAACCTGCGGCTGGATCACCTCCTTTCTAAGGATTTCGGCAGAAAGCGCCGTGCCTCGCACGGAAGAGCTTCTTCTGAATTCTAAGAACATTGCCGCCGTCCTCATGTCCCTTCATTCTGGAACATGCTCCTTCGGGAGCATGCACCCGAGCTGGCCTCGCTAGCCCGAAAGGCTTTTGCCGTATCGGGTGTGACAGCGGGGGCCGGTAGCTCAGGTGGTTAGAGCGCACGCCTGATAAGCGTGAGGTCGGAGGTTCAACTCCTCCCCGGCCCACCATCCCGCTATCCGCGCATGGTTTGGGGGCCTTAGCTCAGCTGGGAGAGCACCTGCTTTGCAAGCAGGGGGTCATCGGTTCGATCCCGATAGGCTCCACCATCCATGACGTTCCAGATATGAAGACACGGCTTTCCGCCTTCGGGCGGATTTTGACGGAGCTTCGGCTTCGTCCATCGGCACTTTGACATTGTGAATGGGTTTTTCAATCGATGCCGCGCTGGTTCGATTGGTTTGGTGAGAGCGGTTCGCCGCTCGATCGAGCCATGAAGATCAACGCATATTGAATACTGGCTGAGAATGAAAACAATCATCCGCATCATTTGCGTCAGGCTCAGGCTTGTCGTTGGTGGTGTGGACTCTCAAGTGTGAGGTAAGGGCGTTTGGTGAATGCCTTGGCATACAGAGGCGATGAAGGACGTGGCACGCTGCGATAAGCGTCGGGGAGTTGTGAGCAAACTTTGATCCGACGATTTCCGAATGGGGAAACCCACCCTCACCATTTAATTTCGCTGCCGATCCGTCGGCATCGAAGGTTAAATGGGAAGGGTATCACCTAGCTGAATAAAATAGGCTTGGTGAAGCGAACCCGGGGAACTGAAACATCTCAGTACCCGGAGGAAAGGACATCAACAGAGACTCCCGTAGTAGTGGCGAGCGAACCGGGACCAGGCCAATGCCTTCAATTCAAGTAGCAGAACACTCTGGAAAGTGTGACCATAGCGGGTGACAGTCCCGTATGCGAAACTGATGTTGAAGGATTTGAGTAGGGCGGGGCACGTGAAACCCTGTCTGAACGTAGGGGGACCACCCTCTAAGCCTAAGTACTCCTGTATGACCGATAGTGAACTAGTACCGTGAGGGAAAGGTGAAAAGCACCCCGATGAGGGGAGTGAAACAGTACCTGAAACCGAACGCCTACAAGCAGTAGGAGGGCCCTTGAGGCCTGACTGCGTACCTCTTGCATAATGGGTCAGTGACTTAGTGTAACAAGCAAGCTTAAGCCGATAGGTGTAGGCGCAGCGAAAGCGAGTCTGAATAGGGCGACTGAGTTTGTTGCATTAGACCCGAAACCCGGTGATCTAGGCATGACCAGGTTGAAGGTGCGGTAACACGCACTGGAGGACCGAACCGTTCAATGTTGAAAAATTGTCGGATGAGTTGTGTTTAGGGGTGAAAGGCCAATCAAACCGGGAAATAGCTGGTTCTCCGCGAAATCTATTGAGGTAGAGCGTCGGATGAATACCTTGGGGGGTAGAGCACTGGATGGATGCGGGGGTCGCGAGATCTACCAATTCTAACCAAACTCCGAATACCCAAGAGTAATATCCGGCAGACAGACGGCGGGTGCTAAGGTCCGTCGTCAAAAGGGAAACAGCCCTGACCTACAGCTAAGGTCCCCAAGTCATCACTAAGTGGGAAAGCATGTGGGAATCCCAAAACAACCAGGAGGTTGGCTTAGAAGCAGCCATCCTTTAAAGAAAGCGTAACAGCTCACTGGTCTAAATAAGGGTTCCTGCGGCGAAAATGTAACGGGGCTCAAGTGATGCACCGAAGCTTAGGGTGTGTAGCAATACACGCGGTAGCGGAGCGTTCCGTAGGCTGATGAAGCGGTCTGGTAATGGGCCGTGGAGGTATCGGAAGTGCGAATGCTGACATGAGTAGCGATAAAGAGGGTGAGATGCCCTCTCGCCGAAATCCCAAGGGTTCCTGCTTAAAGCTAATCTGAGCAGGGTAAGCCGGCCCCTAAGACGAGCCCGAAGGGGGTAGTCGATGGGAACCACGTTAATATTCGTGGGCCTGGAGGTGTGTGACGGATCTCGTAAATTGTCTGGCCTTATTGGATTGGTCAGGCTTTGAAGAGGTTCCAGGAAATAGCCCCTCCATTATAGACCGTACCCTAAACCGACACAGGTGGGATGGTAGAGTATACCAAGGCGCTTGAGAGAAGTCTCCTGAAGGAACTCGGCAAATTGCCTCCGTACCTTCGGAAGAAGGAGGCCCCACATCTGGGCAACCAGTTGTGGGGGGCACAGGCCAGGGGGTAGCGACTGTTTAGCAAAAACACAGGGCTCTGCTAAGTCGGCTTCAAGACGACGTATAGGGCCTGACGCCTGCCCGGTGCCTGAAGGTTAAGTGGAGGGGTGCAAGCTCCGAAATGAAGCCCAGGTAAACGGCGGCCGTAACTATAACGGTCCTAAGGTAGCGAAATTCCTTGTCGGGTAAGTTCCGACCTGCACGAATGGCGTAACGACTTCCCCACTGTCTCCAGGAGATGCTCAGCGAAATTGAATTCTCCGTGAAGATGCGGAGTACCCGCGGTTAGACGGAAAGACCCCGTGCACCTTTACTGCAGCTTCAGAGTGGCATTAGGAAAGAACTGTGTAGCATAGGTGGGAGGCTTTGAAGCACTGGCGCCAGCCGGTGTGGAGCCATAGGTGAAATACCACCCTGTTGTTTTCTGATGTCTAACCTCGATCCATGAAACTGGATCAGGGACCCTCTGTGGCGGGTAGTTTGACTGGGGCGGTCGCCTCCTAAAGAGTAACGGAGGCGCGCGATGGTAGGCTCAGGACGGTTGGAAACCGTCTGTTAGAGTGCAATGGCATAAGCCTGCCTGACTGCGAGACTGACGAGTCGAGCAGAGACGAAAGTCGGTCATAGTGATCCGGTGGTCCCGAGTGGAAGGGCCATCGCTCAACGGATAAAAGGTACGCCGGGGATAACAGGCTGATGATTCCCAAGAGCTCATATCGACGGAATCGTTTGGCACCTCGATGTCGGCTCATCACATCCTGGGGCTGGAGCAGGTCCCAAGGGTTTGGCTGTTCGCCAATTAAAGTGGTACGTGAGCTGGGTTCAGAACGTCGTGAGACAGTTTGGTCCCTATCTGCCGTGGGCGTCGAAATTTGAGAGGAGTTGACCCTAGTACGAGAGGACCGGGTTGAACATACCTCTGGTGTACCTGTCGTGGCGCCAGCCGCGCAGCAGGGTAGCTATGTATGGACGGGATAACCGCTGAAAGCATCTAAGCGGGAAGCCTCCCTCAAGATAAGATTTCACAGAGCCGTGGAAGACCACCACGTTGATAGATCGGATGTAGAAGCGCGGTAACGCGTGGAGCTAACCGATACTAATTGCTCTATTCGCACTTAGAGTCCCGCCATCAACGACAAGCCTGACCGGTTTGTCCGAGAATGTCGGATGATTGATCAGACAGTATTGCACGGATATCGATTGAAACCCTTTTGACCTACGCCGGCTTCATTGCTTGGTGACCATGGCGTCAGTGACCCACCCGATCCCATCTCGAACTCGGCCGTGAAACCTGACAGCGCCGATGGTACTATGGCTCAAGCCCTGGAAGAGTAGGACGTCGCCAGGCATTGCAGCCGACGTAAGGTCAGAACGGAAAGCCCATTCACATAGTCAGGGCGGCGTTGGCCGCCCTTTGCTGTTTTTGCGCCGACAAGCGCAGCTGGTTGACGCGGGATGGAGCAGCCCGGTAGCTCGTCAGGCTCATAACCTGAAGGTCGCAGGTTCAAATCCTGCTCCCGCAACCAACTTAATTTGCAAGGCCTCCTCGGTTAACCCCACAGGAGGCTTTTTCGTGTCTGAACAAGCGCATAGTTCTAGGATTGACACCAGTTCGCCCCGAAGGTGGATCGCAAGTTCGTCACCTTCCGGTACGAACACCACGCCAGCAATGAGCTCGCGGATTTTTTCAAACGCTTCGGCCCGCAGCGCCTCGTCCTCGAATGCGTCCGTCAGCGCGCTAATCTTGGAATGATACAAAGCAGCGAGATCAGGCTGCAATACGATGTCGCCCACATGGGTATCGACATCATTAATTGCGAGTTGGCTTTCCAAGGTTTGCTGGCGAGCCAACAGCTGGTTCATCTCCTCCACGAACATCGTCGGATCGACACCTTTCATAATGGCGCTCTTGAGCATGCTAAGCTTTTCGGCGACTTCGGCATGCTCTCGCTCGTGCACAGGGCGGAGGCTGTCGCTCAGCTTGCTCAGCCGGGCTGTTTCTACTGCATATTCTTCCTGGAAGGCGTCGAGAACTTCTGCTTGCATGAGTTCGTTCTGAAGGCCGGCGAGTATCCGCCGATCGAGATCGTCCTGTCGTACCGAAAGGCGGTTGGTGCAAAAGGCCTCTCCCTTCTTGGCCGACCCTTGGCACCTGAATCGGTGCTTGCCGCCTTTCGCGAAGGCCGATCCGCATTCGCCGCACGTCATCTTTCCGCTGAGCAGATAGCGAGGGCGCTGCTGTTCCCAGAACGGGCGACGCGCTGTTTTCTGGATAGTCGACCTCGGTCCGGTGCTTAGCTTTTCTTGGCGGGCTTTGACGGCTTGCCAAAGCTCGTCGCTGACGATCCGCAGTTCCGGCACCTTGATCGGCTGCTGCTGTTTGTCCGCAGGATTGACGAACGAATGGCGGCGGCCCGTTTCCGGATTTTTCCGGAACTGCTGCTTTTCGAACGGGCGGAGGCCAATGTACCGGATATTGTTCAGCAAGCCGGTTCCTCGCTGAGCATTGCCTGTTATCGTATTTGCCGCCCACATTGCCGGCACAACGCCAGGTTTCTTGTCGCGTTTGCCGCTCCGCGGTGCGGGTATGGCCTCCCGGTTCAACTGCTTGGCGATTGCGTCTGGCGATCGTCCGGCGACATATTCTTCGAAGATGCGAATCACGATCTGCGCCTGTGCCGGATCGATTTCGACGAGGCCGCGAATGCGCTCTCCACGCGCGTCATGTTCGATTTTGGTCCGATATCCATAGGCAATCCCACCGGGATTCTGTCCCAGTTGAAATCGATGTCGGAGCGCGTCACGCGTCTTAGTGGAGATTACGGCCAGTGCGTCGGCGTTCATCGTACCTTTCAGACCCACGAGAAGCGCGTTGAGTGGCCCTTCTGCCCGGGTGACAAGTTGGACGTTCCGAAAACGCAACTGCTCGAATAGGGTGGCGATATCACCTTGGCTTCGGGAAAGCCGATCCATCGCGTCCGCGTAGACGACATCCACTTGACCAGATTTCGCGACAGAAATGAGCGATTGCATGCCGGGTCGGTGCAAGGTGGCGGCAGACTGAGCCTGGTCGGTGAAACAATGGGTTTCAGTCCATCCAAGTTTTTTGATTTCTGCCCGGCAATGAGCCAACTGAACCTCAAGGGATAGTTCGTCTTGTTTGTCGGTGCTGTAACGGGCGTATAGGGCTACGCGCATGGGTAGTTCCCCTGGAATGTAGAACGGCCCGGGCCATTAATGGGCCAGGCCGTACAGCTGTCAGATGCGCCTTAGCGGCGCAGTTCTACGATCATTCAGACTGCGTCCTCAAGAAAGAGGACCTGTACATCATGTTTCTGCGTTATCGACATGAAGGATAGAAAGTCGTCGAGATTCCGAGAAATCCGATCGCGCGACGACACATAGATTGTGTCGATTTGTCCAGCCACGCAATCTGCAAGAAGCCTGCAAAGCTCTGGTTTTCCTGCGCTCGCCGCCACGCCGCTATCCGCATATGTTGCGCTGATTTCATCTCCGCAACGTGTTGCCAAAACAGCGCAGCGTTCGATTTGAAGATTTTGAGCGAATTCGGCCTTGGCTGCGCTCGAGCGCGCGTAAATCGCGCATATTTTGGTCATTGTTCACTATCCTTTTTCTGGAGCCCGGATGCGCGCTGGTGCCGGACATTTGCCCGCGCGATGTCGCGGGCGAGTAGGCGCGCCAGTTCGATCGCGAGGTACCGAGCGGCATTTGGTGAAGAGTTTTTGTTCGGCACATCTTCGAGTTAGAAGATGTGGAAGTTTCTCGGCTCCTGCTCACCCCCTTAGTTCGAATCGGAGCCCCATTGCAGCGGCCTGGCGCTGTCGGAGGGTAGTTAGGCTTCGCGAGCGTTGATCTACCTGCCGATCTGCTATTGGCGTAAATTGCATTAGAACTGCTCTTGGTCGTGAACCCGGTGCCGGGGTGCGGGCGGCAGCCCTCCTTCAGACGTCTTTCATCCTTCTAGCAGGGCCAGCCTGCTTCATCGTTCCTTTTCACTGGCGGCGCAGTCGGCGCCTACAGGCAGCTTGCAACTCGTTCGCCGTCGAGCGTAGTAGAAGAGCGGTCTACGAACAGATCGGCAACTTCGCGCCCGATCTTGGCCATTCCGACCCTGAGTAGCCTTCACCCGAAAGCGGTCACTCGATCTCACACGCATGACAACGGCTTCGCGCCTGAAAGTCGGCATTAGCGGCTGACATCCTTGTTTAAGGAAAGCAGCCATTCCGCGGAAGCCAGCATTCGCTACTGACAGAATTGGCGTACGGACAGTAATCGAACTGTGCCGGGTCAGCTTTCGATAGCGACGCGCCCCAAATGTGCTCATAACGTTGCCCCTCTTTCCTTGTGTCGGGGCAGGCGTTGTGGACATTCTTGACTCGCAGATCAGTGCTCCGCTCAAATGGCAAACTTTTGAGGACCTGACGTGCGCCTTATTCGCGGAAGTATGGAAGGATCCGACCGCGCAAAAGAATGGCCGGGTTGGGCAGCCCCAAAATGGAGTCGACGTATACGGAACGCCGGGAGGAATGCCGGGCAGGTATTTCGGAGTGCAATGCAAAGGCAAAGATCGCGGTTACGGATCTAGAGCAACCAAGACCGAGTTTGATCGAGAACTTGCCAAGGCGGAGAAGTTCCAGCCGTCCCTCGCCAAATGGTATTTTGCTACGACAGCTCCGGTTGACGAGAAACTTCAGGCGCATGCTCGCACCGTGTCCGCAGCGCGGGTAGCAGCGGGCAAGTTCGAGGTCGATATTCTCGGTTGGGGCGCGCTTACGGCCCTGATAGCAAAACATCCAGCAGTCATACGCCAATTCTACCCTGAGCTGGCTGCAGGGGCAGAAGATCTCGAGCGAGTTGCTGAAACCGCCCGGGCCGCACTCGGGTCGATCGAAGACAGCTTGCGTCACGGGGAGGAAAGTCTCTCACTCCCTCGATCTCTTCTCGTATCGCGCGGCGCGGCGAACCTAGCCGAGAATAGCATACTTCGCCTGACGGGTGAGGGCGGCAGCGGTAAATCGGCGATACTGAAGCGTCTGTCGCGCGATCACGTCGGACCGCTCTTCGTGCTCAAAGACAATCGGGTCCGTGCTGGATCGCTTGCCGAATATTTGGTGCAACTCGGGATTTCCGAGACCCCCCTCAAGCTCTTTGAGCGCCTTGGGCGTGGCGGCAATCTGTTGATACTGGTGGATGGTGCAGATCGCCTGTTGCTCTCCGGGCGGCGCGGCGTGGTAACCGACCTGCTGGCTCTCGTGGCTGAGCATCTGCCTACCAGTTCGTGGAAGATGATCACTTCGGCTCGTCGTTACCAAGATCGGGACCTTGTGCTTACCGCACTGGACGGGGCGAAGCTTGGTGGATCGGCCAGCCTGTCGATCGATGCAATCGATGCGGAGGATTGCGAGGCAATCGCCAAGGCATTCCCTGTCTTTGCCCCCCTCTTAAGGCGCCACGATCTTGCCCAGCAGAACCGGCGCCTCTTTCTTCTTCGTGAATTGCTGAAACTTGAAGTGTTGCCCGAAGGGCGGGTGACGGAGATGGATCTTGCCGGGAAATGGGCGACCGCAGAGCAAAGCGACGCTGACCTCACCTCGCGCCGAACCAAGGCCCTGTCCCAAATGGGCAGCTGGTTGCTCGATCATCCGGCGCGTGCGCCGGGCAGCGCTGCGTTTGACCCGGAGGGTGCGCGCTGCCTTCTAAGTGAAGGCACGCTGATTGCAGATCCCAAAGCGGATGCCCTTTCTCTTGCGTTCGACGTCCATGAGGATTGGCTAATAGCCCGCGCGCTC contains:
- a CDS encoding recombinase family protein, which encodes MRVALYARYSTDKQDELSLEVQLAHCRAEIKKLGWTETHCFTDQAQSAATLHRPGMQSLISVAKSGQVDVVYADAMDRLSRSQGDIATLFEQLRFRNVQLVTRAEGPLNALLVGLKGTMNADALAVISTKTRDALRHRFQLGQNPGGIAYGYRTKIEHDARGERIRGLVEIDPAQAQIVIRIFEEYVAGRSPDAIAKQLNREAIPAPRSGKRDKKPGVVPAMWAANTITGNAQRGTGLLNNIRYIGLRPFEKQQFRKNPETGRRHSFVNPADKQQQPIKVPELRIVSDELWQAVKARQEKLSTGPRSTIQKTARRPFWEQQRPRYLLSGKMTCGECGSAFAKGGKHRFRCQGSAKKGEAFCTNRLSVRQDDLDRRILAGLQNELMQAEVLDAFQEEYAVETARLSKLSDSLRPVHEREHAEVAEKLSMLKSAIMKGVDPTMFVEEMNQLLARQQTLESQLAINDVDTHVGDIVLQPDLAALYHSKISALTDAFEDEALRAEAFEKIRELIAGVVFVPEGDELAIHLRGELVSILELCACSDTKKPPVGLTEEALQIKLVAGAGFEPATFRL
- a CDS encoding recombinase family protein, whose product is MTKICAIYARSSAAKAEFAQNLQIERCAVLATRCGDEISATYADSGVAASAGKPELCRLLADCVAGQIDTIYVSSRDRISRNLDDFLSFMSITQKHDVQVLFLEDAV